The Equus caballus isolate H_3958 breed thoroughbred chromosome 19, TB-T2T, whole genome shotgun sequence DNA window AAGCTCTGTTACTTAATTAATGCAGTTCAGTTAATAGTTTTTCAAAACGTGAGGTTTACAGTGGCCGTGAGGTGTGAAATAATAAAGAAGCCTTGAAGTGACCAGGCCGGGAACCACTGTTCTAGGCCAGTGTTTTTCCGGCTATGGTCTGCAGAGCCCTCGGCCTCCTCCGTGGCGACCTGGGGGCTGGGCATCCTGGAACAGCTCTACTTTTCTTCGTTTTCATGTATGAGTTTTAACTATAATAGCATTTGAACAAAAGGATTACACTTCTATAATAAAACAGATCAAAAACATGTATCTTATCACATGGTCTGTCCTGTATAAGCTATAAGGCAGAGTTCAAGAGTACAAGTTTTTAACCCTCCTCTATAAAAACCACGGCAAATCATGTATCAAGGCTTTCTCCTGATTTCCTTTTAGCTTGAGCTGAAGCTTTTCATTGTGCTTGGTCCTCAGTGCTTCTCCACTTAGCTCGGTGAGAATTAGAGCCAGTGGGAGAGAGAATAGTGTGTCAGATATGTGTATCTATATCAGGTCCACATTATCTACGTTTATCTACCAAAGTGTAATAAACATTATTTGTATCTAGATACATCCCTGATTTTCTGAAACCCCTGAGTAGTCTTGAAGCATATATTCTTCCATTTTAGCTTCTGAAAGTATGGAGGAGGTGAACAGCTCCACTGTGCTCCAGAGCCCCTCCGTCAGTCAGACAAAACGAGTGCCTGTTGCCACCACGTTCCCCGATGGTGTCCCAAGGATGCTCCAGTCTTCAACCGTCAGTCTGGGACCTCTAAACGAGACAGAGAGTTTCCCCGAGGACTCTGAAATTGCCACGACTTCAGCATCAGTCCATTCTTCACCCTCTGAGGCAGAATCGAAAAGAAACGATGAAGTCATGGGGAATCCAGGGCATGGGGAGTTCACTGAGCCATTCACAGAAAATGGATTTGGCCTTACATCTTCCGAGGTCTCAGTGGGACTTCGGCAAAATGATTCCCCGAGTGAGTATTCAATGTTTATTTGATctattataaatgtttttaagttGTTGAATTTTCTCAAGGGATCGCTTCAAGACCATTTGCAATCTCTAGAGAAAGCTGTGCTCTTCGATAACATTACGCCATCTCCTTTATCTGGCATACCACGTTCTCTCATTTTGGTTTTCATCCTTCTGAGAACGTTGAGAAATTAGTTGAAGGGGCATCATTCCTCGTGCTTTCTTGTAGATGAGCAAACTAAGGTTCGGAGGGTTTGCATAACGAGTGCACGGTCATTTAGCTCACTCACAGCAGACGGAGCCCCCAGCCTCGGAGCTCCTCCTGTTGACTGCATCTTGTCACTCTGCCGCATTGCCTTCAAAGTGACATCTGGCCCCTCTTAAAACTACCTTCCGGTGTTTTATGTACAGATCatctttacaaataaaatgtgCAGATATAAATATATTCCCCAAATTCATGATTTTAGTGTACCCCCTATAGGTGATATTTTGTTTGCTATATTTCAAAATTAGAATAATCTTTCCTAACAATGGAAGTGTTTTAGAAAAACGCTTCTAAGCACTGTATTTGGGCATATCGTATTCATTGGACATGACAACACACTCACTCCCTTGACCACTTTTTTGgggaaagagaataaaacacTCAGGTTACTCTGCTACTTTGCACAAGCTGTTTAGAACCTTCCCTTTTCaccaacttttatttttctttttttgattttatttacttattttttttgaggaagattagccctgagctaactactgccaatcttcctctttttgctgaggaagactggccctgagctaacatccatgcccatcttcctctgttttatacgtgggacgcctactgcagcatggctttTTACCAACGTGGCACCAGGGATTGGAACTGGTGAACcagggccgccaagaagcggaatgtgcgcacttaaccgctgcaccaccagccggccccgcaccaacttttatttttagtattgcTGTCTTACTGACACTGAagagttttgaaataattatttagaaTATGAAAATGCATGTCAGGTTACACATATAATATTTTTCAAGGTCCTTGCAAAGGGGACCATTTCTTAGAGAAGACTCACGTCTCCCTCGTGGAGGGATCGCCTTCAGGTCCATGTAACggcatttttttctctgactCCTTACAGCCTCCAGAGGACACCAGCTTGCCAGCAGCTCTGAGGCAGAGAACAGAAGCCCCATGTCTCCGACTCAGACTGTGTCTAGGTCACTCCCATTGGTCACAGATGGAGAAGGCACTGCACGCTGGTTCTCGACCGACAGCAAGACATTCACAGATGTGACAGGAAGCTCTACTTTCTATCCTGATGTTGTGAACGCTTCGGATTTGACTCAGTTCTCAGCCTCTGCCCCACAGTCTAGAGGAAGCGACACAGCACTGGGTGATAGGGGCTACTCTGAGCCGGCCACCGAGACTTTGTCTTCACCTGCCTCAAAGAACCAGAATTCCTCCTCACCACGTGGTGAACGCTCCAGTGAGTGTCCCCTTCCCAGAATGTGCCACACGGATGGGAGAGGGGCTTCCTCAGCTTGGGATCTTCCTGAGGCTTAATGAAACATCTCCAGAGGACCCTCTAGTTTCATTATTTCCAGCCCATTCTTCTAGCTGGTTGATACAGATACACCTGTATATTCCCCGTTTTTTCTGATACATCTCCAAGATGCTGCTGTTGCCACCTGCCCTTCCCACACACAGCTCAGGGACTTCTCTGTCCACCTCCTTCCATTCCCTATcacccaccccacacccccaaaCCTGCCTCAATCACACAGCTTCTGGAAGGTGAAAATACCACCTTCTTATGAATGGTTGTTCACCCCAGGTCTGGGCATTCATCAAGAGAAGATTCTCCCTCCCCCTTGTTTCAAACAACTTTgctgagatataactcacattcTATACAATttgcccatttaaagtgtacgatGCGTTGCAGTGGGTTTTAGTATGTCCACAAAGTGATGTGCTACCATCGCtgctatctaattctagaacattctcatcaccccaaaaagcaACCCTGGCtcatcagcagtcactccccagtCTCTCCTCCTTCCAGCCACTGGCAACAactaatttactttttctctctatagatttgcctattctagacatcccatataaatggaatcgtaccaTATACTTTTGTGcttttcacttaccataatgttttcaggTTGCACCCATGTTATGGCGTGTagcagtatttcattcctttttatggctgaataagattccattgtatgggtagaccacattttgtttatcttctttggaaatgtcTATGTAGATCTTTTGACCATCTTTTagattgggttatttgtcttttcttttttagctgtaagagttgtttgtatattatggatactagtcttttatcagatatatgatttgcagacaACATTTTCTCcgttctgtgggttgtctttttactttcttgatggtattatTTTCcgtacagaagtttttaattttggcgaagtcaaatttatcaactttggaaatcttttcttttgatattccttttaataatgttttgggttaatttttaaaagcaattctcAGGAGGCTTGTCAATGTAAAGTGTGTGTTGACTAAAGCAAAAATGCATTCACTTATCATTTAAACTTATAATAGGTGTAAATTCTTACCCCTCCACCACTAGTAATAGCAGCTGCATTTCCCCCATATGAGCATCCTAATTGATGAGGAAAAGTAGCATTTATTGCTACTCATGTGGTATGGAAAAGCATGTGCTTATCATGAAACAATACCACATGTATGGGTGGAGGATATTTATGCTCTTATATAGCTCTGCATGGAAAACACATTATCTGTCTCCTATACAAAGGAATCATGTTCCCCCCTCACCATTGTGGGGCTCAGAATTTTTACCCTCTCAGACCAGATGTTTAGGTTCTATAGCCTTTTGCCTCTCCATCTCTCAGTACCCTTCACTCTGCATTAATGCTCAGTTGGTTCATGTGGAAAATGTGATCTCAGGGTGAGCAGATCTTGGGGTTCAGTTATAAAGAGCTGGATAAGGAGTAGCCTCATTCCTGAAACCACCTCACTCTGGGTTGATCTGATGCTTTCTCTGGTTCCCGCTGAATCACCCCAAGCTGACTTATCCTGCCCTTCAGCCTTTCAGTTCTCAGGCTGTTCCCTTTTTTGAGGTCCTAGGCAGCCGCTCTGTTTCAGGTCATGACCCTCCACTTTGTTAAGTCTGTAAGCTTGACATGTCATTTAACACAGCCTTTACCACCTTCCCATCCCAGGCAAGTGCCTCTTTGCCCAGGGAACTTGTGCTCAGATGCATCCAACTCTCACCTCTCTCCTGGTGTACCTTCCGTGGGTCTCTGAAGCCCTTCAGCCTGGGTCATGTCACGTCTCTGTCTGGGTCTTGGCTTTCTCAGTGCTGCTCCAGGTCACTGTGTATCCTTGTCCCCATGCTCATCCCTGTCTGTCAGTTAATGCAAACCTATCATGAAGTGAACTTACCCAACACTCAGCTGAACATCAGTTTTCCATCAGGGTGTGTCCATGGGGTGTCAAGAGCTAGCCTGGTCTGGGAATAGGAATAAGAACCGGGAGCAGAGCCTGTTTTCTCATAGAGCCAGATTATAAAGTATTTAGGCTAAGAAGAATTGAACCTCATTTCCATCATTTCTGAAAAGACAGGTTTATTTGATAATCTGGTATAGTAACCTAAGATACTTTAAGCTTATAGTGTAAAGCATATGccaaagaaagggggaaaaggatATTTGTTCATGAGTTACCTGTCCTTATTCcatcctcaagaaaataaaacaaatggattaaaaaaaacaaaaaaccagtcCACCTTTAATCTCTGATCCCAGTACCATTTCTCAATGATGTGTTAAGACCAGGAACTAACATTCCATGATAATGACAGGCCTGGTGTCAATTCCTGTATGGCTGGTCCTACCAGGAGTAACAGCCTCTGGAGTGGTGTGGTCCTCCCTCCTGGGCCTTGTCAGAGGATCTGAAGCCCCAAGTGGGTTGTTAATTTTTGCCCACCGTTCAcacccattccccaccccccagTTTCCCTGACAGAGACTCTCTTTATTATGTGTCGCCAAGCAGAAGTACAGTATTGATCCTGTCCACTGAAGTAATAAGCTGTCCCATAAATCCAAGTCACCTGAACAGATATGCTGGCCCGCAGAGCCTCTTGAGGGTTCGGTCACTGACCGTTAAGTTGTTGTTTGCAAGAACAACACACGTTGCAAGTTCCAGATAAACACCCTGAGAAAGCTCAGGGGAGCATTTTGGCTAACGAAGTCCAGGACGTGAGGCTTATCCCTGAGACTCATACACAGTACCGTTGCTCTGCCCTGCATTGACTGGCCATCTCCTTTTCTATCTTCTTGTAGCCACTGAAGACGGTCCTGAGCTGAGAGTCATTTCCGAGGCACAGGAGGGGACTTCCGAGGGGGCGACTGGAGCCCGTGCTCCCAGCCCGCACACTTCAGCCACTTTCACTGGAAGCGGAGAGCGCACGCTGAGGTCTCTCACCAACGGGAGCACCACTCCTGGGGACGTGGGGCACTCTGTGGCGGCgcccagagaaacagagagtgcCACCCAGCAGGGGAACGTGACCATGACTGATGACGCCCACCTGGTCTCGGGTTCACCAGCGGCCTCGCCTGCCCTTGGAGGTGACGAGCAGAATCTCTTCCCACGTTCCTTCAGCTCATCTGTCAGTTTGCTCACAGCCCTAGAATGATTAAGTTCACTCTCAACCCAGAAAGTACCTTACAAGCTCTTCACGAAGAGAACTTTCTGGGTTCTCCCGcatccccccacccaccccgtcACCATTTGCCTCAGGCATTTGCTGTGTTGTCTGCCAGGATGCTTGAAATAAAGGagaccagccacactgtggctaAGGCCAGTCTCCTGGGAAAGAAATATCTCGTTGTGCAGAATGGAAAATTGGGAgggttttcctttttccatttagGCGTAACAATTGTTCTATTTGGGGTCTTAAGAGTTTTTTAGATACCCGTTTGCTTTTATCAAAAAAGGCGTGTGGAAGGAATTTGGACCTATTCGCTATTCTTCGGCCCCTGGCCCCACGTCTcttttattatcatttccattGCTGCCACCCTCTGTCCTCGCAGGAGGGTAAATCTACTCGGTGCAGACTCCAGCCCTTCCTGCCTTCCCATGTTGTCTCTATCCACAGTGCTCCCATTGAAAACCACTCTCCAGAGAAAGTGTTTCACCCGCTGGCTTCATGGATAGGACATTGAGAGTCTATTTTATAGTGTGTGTGTTCAGGAGATTCCCTGTTGGTTTAGTTGACCTAACTTTAGTTTTTCCATTTGTAGTCACTGGAATTGGCAGTCCCTGGAATCAAGTGAGTGGCACAGACGTTGAAGAGAGAACTTCCAGCGACTACACAGGCCACACCTATGTTTCGTCTACTTTCCCCAAAGGAGAACGGGCATTACTGTCCATCACAGACAACAGCTCATCCTCGGACGTTAGGGAGAGTTCGACCTCTTCTATTAAGATCTCAAACTCTTCCTATTCAGACTACCCTTCCTCTTCTCAGGCTCAGACTGAAAGAAGTAATGTGTCATCCTACGAAGGGGAATATGCTCAGCCTTCTACTCACTCCCTGCTTCTGCGCACAGCCAACCTTCCGTCCTATACACCCACCGTTAATATGTCAGACCCTTTGGTGCTTCTGGACAGTGATACTGGCTCGCTTGGTGACTCATCTTCTTCTTCATCAGGGTCCCCTTTGCCTCTGCCCTCAGTGTCACAATCCCACCAGTTGTTCTCATCCACCTTACCATCAACCAGGGCCTCTGCTCACCCACTGCAGTCCACTCCTGGTGCGCCCATACCTTtgtcttcctcaccaccacctgTACCAATATCTCTGACAGCATCTACCCCTGCCTCGAAGTCCATCTTCCAAACAACCCTACCGCCTTCATCTTCTACACTCGTCCTGCCCAGGGCAAGGGACACTCCTGTGACTTCAGTTTGGATGTCAACAATGACATCTGTAACAATCCTCCCCAGTAGTCGAACAGCAGATCCTAAGAACCAGAGCAACTCACACCATGAGCAAATCATTACGGAATCAGAGCTACCAAGCCTGGAGTCTCTGCCCACAGAGGCCACCGAAGCTGTAACAATGAGGTCTACTTCAGGGATCTCTATGTCCCCAGCCTCAACAGAGTCCTCTACTGAGCAGACTCTGCCAGCCACAAGCACCAGCGTAGCCCAAACGTCTCCAGCTTTGACAACCACCTATCTCGAAACCTCCTCTCCCCCTGTGACCACTCCCAGCCCCGCATCAAGCACAGCAGCTCTGACGGCTGGCCCCACAGTACAGACTACAACCAGAAAACAGCTCTTGACAACCAGTCCTGAAATTCCAGCACCTCCGATCTCAACAGAAGGTTCTGTCACCACAGAAAGGAACCAAGTCCGTATAGATGCTACCATCCGATTGGTCCCCCTGACCAGTACACCCACTTCGGCAGAAGAACTGACCACGGGGGTTGGCATTACAGAAGAGGACACCCCAACTTCACATTTCCTCAGAacatctccttctccccaaaccacAGATGTCTCTACAGCTAAAATGTTGCCTCCTAAATCTACTGCCTCCACTGCTCGGAGCAGCACGCAGTCACCAACAGCATtgtcctctccagcctcaggtAGAACGCAGTTGCACAGGCACCCTGACAGCTCCACAGGCTCGGGATTCATGTGAATGTGTGACAGTCGCTGGTATTTGCAGTAGTACAGTGTCTGTTTTGTGATCTCAAATGCTTCCTGTTGAAGCACTTAAAGCATCAAATAATGTCATGGTGCACCTACTTTTCTCACGTCTGAGTTACATAATTCTTCctgaagaaagaggagaggatgctATTGGCCGTGTGTGACATCAGTAGATTGTCAGTTGTAGCCTGTAATGCCCCGTAATTGCAAGAGCTTTTCAAGCATGCCTTTAACTCTTCCAGGGCCAGAGCAGGCCAGTGATGAGGGACTGGAAGGTGGAAAAATTGCGTATGAGACACGGAGCCACTAGGTGCCTGCTCCCAGATCAGAGCCCCGAGCTTCTGAGTCAGTGAGCCGGCTCCCCAGTGACCAGGGAGGCTTCTCTTGATACCCCCAGGCCTTTTGTCCCCCTAAAGTTAAGTTGCTAATTGATAATGCGGAGGAGGGCACATGTTCAGTACAAGGATGATGAGCTAACCTTTTCCCAGAGTGACTGTGTGACCAGGGCTCCCTCACGTCCCTCTTGAGGTTATCTTTACATCCACACTGACGTTGCTGGGCGTGAACAGTAAAGCCATCCACGTGATTCTTCATCATTTAAGGaaaggtggaaggaaggagggtcaTGTGTCTCTTGATGTCATGCTCAAAATTGTACATGTGGCTTGTCCAGACCCAGGAAAGGAACACTGATATGGGTGAAGGGGTGAAACAGAGACTGACATcttaagaagaaagaaggaagagaaatgctTTGTAGTGACTAGTGCAGGGAGCTCAGTTAGGTTCTAACCAGTCAGCCATCATCACCCTGGCGGTTGGAGGGTCATGGaccacccccaccaccagccCCGCAGCGCCCCCagtgcttcctgtgtgccaggggcCCCAGCACCTCTGGGAGATGAAGGGTGTATCCTTCTCCTGGCAATTGTGGGATCCCTGCTGCAGGGCTCACAAGCCTTCACTTCCAGAGGCCAAATCTATTCCAGTACCAGATGGAACATGATTCACAAGTCTCCCCTAACGCCAATGATAGCCGTTGCTCTCATAACTATAGACGAGCATCATTAGGAGCATCGTTGCTGGCTGTTGATATGTTTTTTGTGACTGTGTTCATGGATATCTAGGGGCTGTGCTTCTACAGGTGATTTTAggtacattaaaatatataaaagtagcAATGAGGAATAGGAGCACCATCGTTAGGGTTATCCCATTTGTTTTCAGGGTTATTCTTTTGGAATTAGACAGTGAGAACTCCAAACTAACTGGAGTGTGACGGTGCCAGTTATACAGACCACTCCAGCGAGCTGTGGTCCCTGCCCCTAGGAGCTGGGAGTCCAAGATGACACTGAAGCTTGTGCATCATTAGGGCCTGGATGAATCAGATAGGGTTCATTGTCACATCATATAGAGAGAGAGCATTGTCCTACTTAACTCCGATCATTTTTCTAGATGATTGCACAACACGTGGAGGCCCACTTACATTTTGAGATTTTTGGATAAAGTGAAATCTGGCAGGAGGGAGGATGGTTGATCAGGGATCTTTTTCCCTTTAACATGTCTTAAGTTGCCATTGATTCAGGTAGAATTTTGTAAGTATCACAACGGCAGTATAATCATCAGTCCTGAACTGGGCGACCTGTGGGCAGCGTTTGGACTTGAACCAGTCGTTGCATTCAGGGACTCAATTGTCTAACACTGTCTGTGTACCCATGCTAGTGCCGGTATCCAGTCCCACCACATCTCTTCTGCCCTCTTGGGAACCCGTTCTATTTTAGTAGTGTGGCCTTTCAGAGCAagtaaacagaaataagcaaGAATCAAATATTAGCTGGGAGAATTAAATATTTACCTGGAGCTGCCTTTCCATCTCCTGTGTGATTAACTGCTTTATTCCTGGAATGTGTTTttagctaacagctgtgccactaaCCCTTGTCTTCATGACGGGAAGTGCGTTGTGGACCCCACCAGCCGAGGGTATCAATGCGTGTGCTCACCTTCCTGGCAAGGAGATGACTGCAGTGTAGGTAAGAGAAGAGCAGTCCCCAGTGGTTTACACTACAATGTCACATTGAGATAGGCAGTAAACTCCTTTTTCCTCCAAAATGTAAGGgagtaagatttttaaattaatacctTGCTTGTATGTTGTCTGCAGAATAATATCAGGCAATAACATTGACAGGCCTCCATGATCTGGCTCCATTCTGTGGGCTCCCTACCCTCCTGCCACACTGGACCATCCGCAGCTCCCGGAACAGCCCTGCAGTTTCCTGCTCCTGGCCTTCGCTGTGCTGGTGCCTCAGCCTAGaatccccccacccaccccctcacccacCCATGTCTGCTTATTAAAGTCCTTCTAGTCTTAATCCAGATGTGATTTGAAACAGTCCTAATTCTCCTTCCTTCAAAATCTGCTACTTTCTCTGTACTTCCAAATCCTGCCTTGTATTTATAGTTAGATGTATACGTGGCTGCCTCCACCCTCAGTAGACTGCAGCCCTTTGAGGACGAGGGTCCTGTCCCACTCAGCTCTGGGGCCCCACCACACCTGGTGCCTTTTGGCCCTTAGTAAGCACTTACTGTAATGGATTATGGTTTTGCTGTCTGCTACAGATTCAATATGGCCTCGTTTTCTTGCCTCTGCAGATGTGAATGAATGCCTCTTGAACCCCTGCCCACCCCTGGCCACGTGCAACAATACTCAGGGATCCTTCACCTGCAAATGCCCGGTTGGGTACCAGttggaaaaagaaatatgcaaTTTGGGTAAGAGACTTAGTCTATCTTAGAATGTTTTCTGCACCGcaatatattttgcaaaatagcGTTTATTGTTTTTCTCCCTAATCAAAATCAATATTTGTCCACGTTATAAACTTAAGGAATATAGAAAGAAGTGAAAGATGCTACCTATTATTCCACCACTCAGAGATTTAGCACCTTATTTGCAATCTTTTTTAGTGTGCATTATATTTTTACGTAGTGGAAATCACGGTATTTGTATGAACTTTATATCTTCAACATTTCCCATgttattaaaaatgttatatagaTATCTTAATGACTGCATAAATATGCCATCATTTGTGCTTAACATTATTTGCTTAACCATTCCACCCTGcagttaggaaaaaaatataccaaGAGGGTATTCTAACcacatcataaaaaaaaataaaacattttagggagagaaaaaaagagaataaaacccTGATTACCCTACCACATTCACGCAttcttttcatgtttaaaaatgaTCTTCCTGTTCTTCTCCACAGACAAATATGTTTTTACAAAGCTGCTGCTGTAATTGGACTACACAGTTTGTAATATTTTGTTCCCTAATTTGACAGATTCGTGAAGCTGGTTGATTTTAGATGtagtctccattttacagattaaaaagcaaacaaaccaccCAAATGAAAACTAAGGCCCTGGCAAGGTGCTAAGTGGCCAGGCTTACACAACTGCTTGATGAGAGGCCACAGTTCCCCCTTCACACAGTAACGTGTTAATCGTCAGGGCTTTCTTGCACACAGGGTATAACCCTGTGTTAGCGTGCCAAGTTCAGTACACAGCTTGTTGAAGAAATTATAAGTGAAGAGCATATTGTTATCTAAGCTGGATAAGGAAACTGGTAGGTAAAGTGACTCATCTTTGAATCATCTTAAATCACCCAGTGTGATGCTTCAAACAcaaaagtgctcagtaaatattttttgattgacCAAATGTCTGTGtcttttaaaagtgttatttaCATGAATTTCTACTGCCCATAGGCTAAGTGGAATCATCAGACCTTTTGAGAAGATTGGTACCCTACTTTTAAATgatagaattttgaaaattatttagaatataaGCATCATGTCAAAGGAttacttaaagaaagaaaagtctaggAATATAGATATCAgtgaaataagaataagaattcCTCTTATTCTAATAGTTTATTTGCTTTGGGGAAACTGTCCCTTTTAGGTACCCTGTAAGAGATAAGCCAGGGGTTTTCAGTTTAAGAATGGGGAAGATGgaaatgattttgttttgaaaCAGTGTGAAAAGTACACTTGCCCAAGAACTCAGATGCCTGGCTTCCAGCTTCAGGGCCACCAACTATGGCACGTGactcttgagcctcagtttcctcatctgtgaaatcagAGCTCTGCTTCCCACTCAGGGCTTTTGTGAAGATAACATTAAATAATGTATTTGATGACAAGTGTTGGCAatgatgtagagaaaaaggaaccctcgtgcatggtgggtgggaatgtaaattatggaaaacagccactatggaaaacagtgtggaggttactcaaaaaattaagactagacctactacatgatccagcaattccacttctgggtgtttatctgaaggaaacgaaaacactaattcaaaatgaTATGGGCACCcttgtgttcactgcagcattatttacaatagccaagagatggaaacaacctaagtgtctgttgatggatgaatggataacaaaaatgtggtgtatatatatgcaatggaatactactcagccataaaaacgaatgaaatcttgtcatttgcaacaacatggatggatctacagggtattatgctaagtgaaataagtcagacaaagacaaataccgtatgccTTCACTTATGTGTAGAATCtgagaaacaaaatgaatgatcagacaaaacaaaacagaaacaggctcacagatacaggaaacaaactgacGGTCACCAGAGGGGAGAGGGCGTGGGGAgatgggtgaaataggtgaacaggattaagaggtacaaacttctagttatacaATAAATAGGTCAAGAGGATGTAATGTGCAGCATAGGGAGcatagtcaataatattataactttgtatggtgacagatggtaactagacttattgtagtgatcatttcataatgtacaTAAATACCAAGTCACTATGATGTACCCCTGAAACTAACAGGATATCGTACGTCAATTAaactgcaataaaataataataataataataatatgtatttgAGCAAGCTTTGAAAATGGTAGAGTTCTCCAGATGAGAAGTATCATTTAACGTTAGTCTTCAACCTCCTGGACCAGAATTGAAACCAACTAAAATAGTAAACGACTTTGAATATGAAGTAATGATTatgactctttaaaaaaaagtcatttagaTAACTTATGTAAATCAGCAGTTACATTTGAAGTGAAAAATTGCCTTAAAGCCAGATGATGTAAGTACAGGCATGAAGATGTAACTGTGCCTGGGGAGACTGCTGGGGCCCAGAGGACACTGTGTGATGCTGTCTTCATAGTCACACTGAAAGCAGAGGCCACATTTACTGTCATGATTCAGAAGAGATCCGTATACTTAACATTTACCATATGTATATTTCTATACAGAGAGTCTGGGTGTCAACCTAGACTTGTGAGATGAAGATGAAGGAGTGGGGTGAAGGTTCTAGAAGCCTGTGTGTGGAGTGTCCCACAGGCACCACGGATCAGGAGGAGAGTGCTTCTATTGTGTTAACAATCATCTTTCCCTTTCAAGTCATTTAGCTTCATTGTTCATAAACATCAGAGGAACATGCAAATTAGCACAAACTGAAATGCTTTCATTTGgccaagaatgttttcaaagAGCTCCCTGCTGCTCAGAAAGAGTCCTAAGCAGCTGGCTTCACTGAACTGTAGAACAAGCAAAAAGATGTTAAATAAGGATTAAGGGCTTTAGACAGTAAGTATAAGATGTTAAATGTTTTCCCTGGCTCATCTGTGGGCCTTTTTCTTAATTCAGCAGGCAAGCTTTCCGTGAAAGAGCAGCTTCATGGATTTCTGtgttttgggttatttttttttttttcctgtctagaGGGAAAGataagaatttaatataaagGAAGATAAGAGCCAGATATGAAGCAGGCCGTACTAATTTTTGGTTGCCTGCCCATTTGTAAGTTCCATTCCCCTCAGGACCAGTCAGCACAA harbors:
- the HEG1 gene encoding protein HEG homolog 1 isoform X1 produces the protein MASPRASRGPPPLLLLLLLPPLLLLLPPAAPAPGAPSGTPLAGAGLQGTPDAGPEREPPPPTPPGPRRPDPGQDAATRRGPSGPAPPGASAATVRDDSPESNTDLHVENITADHNQMNFSTAASSEGVETQTPRDSHASSDAPGNSTAQPKTARAEGRNNSSRRAGFTVSSVGPEIATALTSQSGSLASESMEEVNSSTVLQSPSVSQTKRVPVATTFPDGVPRMLQSSTVSLGPLNETESFPEDSEIATTSASVHSSPSEAESKRNDEVMGNPGHGEFTEPFTENGFGLTSSEVSVGLRQNDSPTSRGHQLASSSEAENRSPMSPTQTVSRSLPLVTDGEGTARWFSTDSKTFTDVTGSSTFYPDVVNASDLTQFSASAPQSRGSDTALGDRGYSEPATETLSSPASKNQNSSSPRGERSTTEDGPELRVISEAQEGTSEGATGARAPSPHTSATFTGSGERTLRSLTNGSTTPGDVGHSVAAPRETESATQQGNVTMTDDAHLVSGSPAASPALGVTGIGSPWNQVSGTDVEERTSSDYTGHTYVSSTFPKGERALLSITDNSSSSDVRESSTSSIKISNSSYSDYPSSSQAQTERSNVSSYEGEYAQPSTHSLLLRTANLPSYTPTVNMSDPLVLLDSDTGSLGDSSSSSSGSPLPLPSVSQSHQLFSSTLPSTRASAHPLQSTPGAPIPLSSSPPPVPISLTASTPASKSIFQTTLPPSSSTLVLPRARDTPVTSVWMSTMTSVTILPSSRTADPKNQSNSHHEQIITESELPSLESLPTEATEAVTMRSTSGISMSPASTESSTEQTLPATSTSVAQTSPALTTTYLETSSPPVTTPSPASSTAALTAGPTVQTTTRKQLLTTSPEIPAPPISTEGSVTTERNQVRIDATIRLVPLTSTPTSAEELTTGVGITEEDTPTSHFLRTSPSPQTTDVSTAKMLPPKSTASTARSSTQSPTALSSPASDVNECLLNPCPPLATCNNTQGSFTCKCPVGYQLEKEICNLVRTFVTDFKLKKTFLNTTVEKYSDLREAEKEITRTLNLCFSTLPGYTQSTVHASRESSAVAMSLQTTFSLASNVTLFDLADRMQKCVNSCRSSAEVCQLLGSQKRLFRAGSLCKRKTPECDKETSICTDLDGVALCQCKSGYFQFNKMDHSCRACEDGYRLENETCMSCPFGLGGLNCGNPYQLITVVIAAAGGGLLLILGIALIVTCCRKNKNDISKLIFKSGDFQMSPYAEYPKNPRSQEWGREAIEMHENGSTKNLLQMTDVYYSPTSVRNPELERNGLYPAYTGLPGSRHSCIFPGQYNPSFISDESRRRDYF